The following are encoded together in the Culex pipiens pallens isolate TS chromosome 1, TS_CPP_V2, whole genome shotgun sequence genome:
- the LOC120415024 gene encoding rho-associated protein kinase 1 — translation MTTLMDEDRRKRLLALEEKIRDPGSIANIDCLLDTVTALVADCDHDNVKIIKNIETYIKRYKELAREINDLRMKPEDFLPIKLIGRGSFGEVQLVRHKSSRQVYAMKRLSKYEMITRSDTAFFWEERYIMAHANSEWIVQLHYAFQDAKYLYMVMDYMPGGDIVSLMNIYEIPEKWAIFYTMEVVLALDTIHSMGFIHRDVKPDNMLLDKYGHLKLADFGTCMRMGPDGLVRSSNAVGTPDYISPEVLQFQGAQGGYGRECDWWSVGIFLYEILIGDTPFYSDSLVGTYGKIMDHKNSLEFPGDAQISENAKSLIKGFLTDRTQRLGRSGIDEIRNHPFFQNDVWTFENLRESVPPVVPELSSDDDTRNFDEIEKKNSVEANFPTPTTFSGDHLPFIGFTYTGDYQLLSGGSQDNVDNKTTSITGSHRNHHVRHRSSNNAELLRMENMLQRERNTIEMLEKQERTLRQQIELITQRETDIQNLANTYEKELTMLKHNFREMSRKADSEQEARRKTEAQLLETNKRLEEEKSKRTREMNNNQQYNDKINALEKQLTDMQEKYKSETEVSQKLKKQVAELRLSKTDVEQKASDLASMLAGLQAARDALQQDVADLQTRLAQERNARIQMTELQKELEGKLHSLGGDLERSVTREQQALEDNRCLSDRISDLEKENASIECELKAVQNRYHQEVRAHQETEKSRLLNNEEANMQEVKALQTKLNEEKVARQKAEQNSQEKERQISMLSVDYRQIQQRLQKLEGEYRQESEKVLALHSQLEQEQSKKSTLLSELSLQSSEVAHLKAKEMQLVKEVQQFRETKRKYEEDIVKIKNAHNVDILQMKELQDQLEAEQYFSRLYKTQSNEVREELEEKTRQIQDLEEERNSVLHQLTLAGARADSEALARSIAEETVADLEKEKTMKELELKDLITKHRNELSTKEAALTTLKDLETELSKKLNNKLFELDDLAQQNRKMQDELGQLKSEQAEMEKLRTKLKTETMLKQQAVNKLAEIMNRKDNNLTGGSKQKSKVNSAADLRKKEKENKRLQQELSVERAKYDELCLKHNDTISQLSREIDIKTKLQMEIECKATEIEHLQMKLNETASLSSADNDTLEAADAANQPDAIFEGWLSVPNKQNIKRYGWKKQFVVVSPKRIIFYSSEVDKQNTSDPLLIIDLSKVFHVRPVTQGDVIRADPKEIPRIFQLLYAGEGEARRPDEQQQLDVSSSKADERPLTLQYKGHEFLQISYHIPTTCDLCQKSLWSVFKSLAAYECKRCRFKLHKEHVDNNNPLAPCKLHHDPNYAREMLLLATSNEDQNRWVSRLSKRIQKSGYKANSTNNLGGAGGGGGGGAGGSTGSSSSGNGDGSKISPSQSTRSNYKPYAVNVQRSATLPANASLKQQQ, via the exons ATGACCACCCTAATGGACGAGGACCGCCGCAAGAG GTTGCTGGCGCTGGAGGAGAAGATCCGTGACCCGGGAAGCATCGCCAACATCGACTGCCTGCTGGACACGGTCACGGCGCTGGTGGCCGATTGTGACCACGACAATGTCAAGATTATCAAAAATATCGAAACCTACATTAAGCGAT ACAAGGAACTCGCCCGCGAAATCAACGATCTGCGCATGAAGCCGGAGGACTTCCTGCCGATCAAGCTGATTGGGCGCGGTTCGTTCGGCGAGGTCCAGCTCGTCCGGCACAAGTCCTCGCGGCAGGTGTACGCGATGAAGCGGCTGTCCAAGTACGAGATGATCACCCGCTCGGACACGGCCTTCTTCTGGGAGGAACGGTACATCATGGCCCATGCCAACTCGGAGTGGATTGTCCAGCTGCATTACGCCTTCCAGGACGCCAAGTATCTGTACATGGTGATGGACTACATGCCGGGCGGGGACATTGTCAGCTTGATGAATATCTACGAGATTCCGGAGAAGTGGGCCATTTTCTATACGATGGAGGTCGTGCTGGCGTTGGATACGATCCACAGTATGGGCTTCATCCATCGGGACGTCAAGCCGGACAACATGCTGCTGGACAAGTACGGTCACCTGAAGTTGGCCGATTTTGGCACGTGCATGCGGATGGGCCCGGACGGGTTGGTCCGGTCATCGAACGCTGTCGGAACGCCCGACTACATCAGTCCGGAAGTGCTGCAATTCCAAGGTGCTCAGGGTGGTTATGGGCGCGAGTGCGATTGGTGGTCCGTTGGTATCTTTCTGTACGAAATTTTGATCGGCGATACGCCCTTCTACTCGGACAGTTTGGTTGGGACGTATGGGAAGATTATGGACCATAAGAATTCGCTGGAATTCCCGGGGGACGCCCAAATCAGTGAAAACGCCAAATCGCTCATCAAGGGCTTCCTGACGGATCGAACGCAACGGTTGGGACGGTCCGGAATCGACGAGATCCGGAATCATCCCTTCTTCCAGAACGATGTGTGGACGTTTGAGAATCTGCGCGAATCGGTGCCACCGGTCGTGCCGGAACTGAGCAGTGACGACGACACGCGAAACTTTGACGAGATCGAAAAGAAAAACAGCGTCGAAGCCAACTTCCCAACGCCGACGACCTTCTCCGGTGATCATTTGCCGTTTATCGGATTCACCTACACCGGAGACTACCAGCTGCTGAGCGGAGGATCGCAGGACAACGTGGACAACAAGACCACTTCGATAACGGGATCCCATCGGAACCATCACGTACGGCATCGATCGTCCAACAATGCCGAACTGCTCCGGATGGAGAACATGCTCCAGCGCGAACGGAACACGATCGAAATGCTCGAAAAGCAGGAGCGGACACTCCGGCAGCAGATCGAGCTGATCACGCAGCGCGAAACGGACATTCAAAACTTGGCCAATACTTACGAGAAGGAACTCACCATGCTCAAGCACAACTTCCGGGAGATGAGCCGAAAGGCGGACAGCGAGCAGGAAGCCCGCCGGAAGACGGAAGCCCAACTGCTGGAGACAAACAAACGCCTGGAAGAGGAAAAGAGCAAACGAACCCGCGAAATGAACAACAATCAGCAGTACAACGACAAAATCAACGCGCTGGAGAAGCAGTTGACCGACATGCAGGAAAAGTACAAGAGCGAAACGGAAGTGAGTCAAAAGCTGAAGAAGCAGGTGGCCGAACTGCGCCTCAGCAAAACCGACGTCGAGCAGAAGGCTTCGGATCTGGCGTCGATGCTGGCCGGCCTGCAAGCCGCTCGAGACGCCCTCCAACAGGACGTGGCCGATCTACAGACCCGTCTGGCCCAGGAACGCAACGCGCGCATTCAAATGACGGAGCTGCAGAAGGAACTGGAAGGGAAGCTGCACTCGCTCGGTGGCGATCTGGAACGGTCCGTAACGCGGGAACAGCAAGCCCTCGAGGACAACCGCTGCCTGTCGGACCGGATCTCCGACCTGGAGAAGGAGAACGCCTCGATCGAGTGCGAGCTGAAGGCGGTCCAGAACCGGTACCACCAGGAAGTGCGCGCCCACCAGGAAACGGAAAAGTCACGCCTGCTGAACAACGAGGAGGCCAACATGCAGGAGGTCAAGGCGCTTCAGACGAAGTTGAACGAGGAGAAGGTCGCCCGTCAGAAGGCCGAGCAGAACTCGCAGGAAAAGGAACGCCAGATATCGATGCTGTCGGTGGACTACCGGCAGATCCAGCAGCGCCTGCAGAAGCTCGAGGGCGAGTACCGGCAGGAGTCGGAGAAGGTCCTGGCGCTGCACAGCCAGCTCGAGCAGGAGCAGAGCAAGAAGAGCACGCTGCTGTCGGAGCTGAGCCTGCAGAGCTCGGAGGTGGCCCACCTCAAGGCGAAGGAGATGCAGCTGGTCAAGGAGGTGCAGCAGTTCCGGGAGACGAAGCGCAAGTACGAGGAGGACATTGTCAAGATCAAGAACGCCCACAACGTGGACATTTTGCAG ATGAAGGAACTCCAGGATCAGCTGGAGGCCGAGCAGTACTTTTCGCGGTTGTACAAAACGCAGAGCAACGAAGTGCGCGAAGAGCTGGAGGAGAAGACGCGCCAGATTCAGGACCTCGAGGAGGAGCGGAACTCCGTGCTGCACCAGCTGACGTTGGCCGGAGCGCGGGCCGATTCGGAAGCGTTGGCCCGCTCGATAGCCGAGGAAACGGTGGCCGACCTGGAGAAGGAAAAGACGATGAAGGAGCTCGAACTGAAGGACCTCATCACGAAGCACCGGAACGAGCTGTCTACCAAAGAAGCGGCTCTCACGACCCTCAAGGATCTGGAGACGGAGCTGAGCAAGAAGCTCAACAACAAGCTGTTTGAGCTGGACGATCTGGCCCAGCAGAACCGCAAGATGCAGGACGAGCTCGGCCAGCTGAAGAGCGAACAGGCCGAGATGGAGAAGCTGCGCACGAAGCTCAAGACGGAAACGATGCTGAAGCAGCAGGCCGTCAACAAGCTGGCGGAGATCATGAACCGAAAGGACAACAATCTGACCGGCGGTAGCAAGCAGAAAAGCAAGGTCAACTCGGCGGCCGATCTGCGCAAGAAGGAAAAGGAGAACAAACGCCTCCAGCAGGAGTTGTCAGTCGAGCGGGCCAAATACGACGAGCTATGCCTGAAGCACAACGACACCATCAGCCAGTTATCAAGGGAAATTGAT ATCAAGACCAAGCTGCAGATGGAGATCGAGTGCAAGGCGACCGAGATCGAGCACCTGCAGATGAAGCTGAACGAGACGGCGTCGCTGTCGTCGGCGGACAACGACACGCTGGAGGCGGCCGACGCGGCCAACCAGCCGGACGCCATCTTCGAGGGCTGGCTGAGCGTGCCGAACAAGCAGAACATCAAGCGGTACGGCTGGAAGAAGCAGTTTGTGGTGGTGTCGCCCAAACGGATCATCTTCTACAGCTCCGAGGTGGACAAGCAGAACACGAGCGATCCGCTGCTCATCATCGACTTGAG CAAAGTGTTCCACGTGCGGCCGGTCACGCAGGGCGACGTCATCCGGGCCGATCCCAAAGAAATACCGCGCATCTTCCAGCTGCTGTACGCGGGCGAGGGCGAAGCGCGCCGGCCggacgagcagcagcagctggacgTGAGCTCGTCCAAGGCCGACGAGCGGCCCCTCACGCTGCAGTACAAGG GTCACGAGTTCCTCCAGATCAGTTACCACATACCGACGACCTGCGACCTGTGCCAAAAGTCCCTCTGGAGTGTCTTCAAGTCGTTGGCCGCGTACGAGTGTAAACG GTGTCGCTTCAAGCTGCACAAGGAGCACGTGGACAACAATAACCCGCTGGCGCCGTGCAAGCTGCACCACGACCCGAACTACGCCCGCGAGATGCTGCTGCTGGCGACGTCCAACGAGGACCAGAACCGGTGGGTCAGCCGGCTCTCGAAGCGTATCCAGAAGAGTGGATACAAGGCCAACTCGACGAACAATCTGGGCGGGGCGGGTGGGGGAGGTGGGGGCGGTGCCGGCGGTAGCACCGGAAGTAGCAGCAGTGGCAACGGCGACGGAAGCAAGATATCGCCCAG TCAATCGACCCGTTCCAATTACAAGCCGTACGCTGTGAATGTGCAACGGTCCGCAACGCTTCCGGCCAATGCGTCCCTGAAGCAGCAACAGTAA
- the LOC120415031 gene encoding ras GTPase-activating protein-binding protein 1 isoform X1, whose product MVMEAQPSPQSVGREFVRQYYTLLNKAPDHLHRFYNNSSSFVHGGLDTKNQEATLVIGQKQIHSKIQQLNFRDCHAKISQVDSQATLGNGVVVQVTGELSNDGQPMRRFTQTFVLAAQSAKKYYVHNDIFRYQDVYSDDEIDENDRSGGEDEGDVVENNAIVEQQQVVAQVAVAPAAVAPTLGGLPTAPQQQPQQQQQQPLYYPPGVMNTAGPTGMIPSYGQPQPAQQQLNGVHDDLLKSVPPQSAAQLLQQTAVHPSAVPQPNPVLQQQQQVPNVAPGMPSVDSIPHLAQQQQQQQVQSVVQQQPASRPTATVVEQFAPVPQQQVQQQQPQQQPQPIPEPEPLQSSLAMNELESALPSSNDPTPAEASDAHDHRHEQQQHQQPPNEPKTYANLVKSGGSGGPGPLSFASVSSHHHQQQQQQQQQSSHQPQQQQQHHQQQQPQGYSNVTAGRQSGLSPPPSGLQSSSGGRDKYDRQSSQQDQQGGGLGGGPMPQRGGGPNQQRPIRGNGPPSSQGGPLRQQQDGRPSYSRGYQNDGDDRRQSSTSQQFGDNHQLFLGNIPHHATEDELKTLFSKYGTVVDLRIHSKPGQKVPGVRAPPNYGFITYDDPAAVQNCLANTPLYFPENSPDGQKLNVEEKKTRSSMRGPGETGGRLGGQNLGGGNGSSGGPRGGPPGSMSRGGSGQRGMGGGTGRGGYQGRSDRGSVSGGGGGGGSQRPGNGNVSNQYGGGSGQNNSNTYGGGRR is encoded by the exons ATGGTAATGGAAGCACAACCTTCACCGCAAAGCGTTGGCCGCGAATTCGTGCGCcaatattacacgctgctgaACAAGGCGCCGGATCATCTGCACCGCTTCTACAACAACTCGTCGAGCTTCGTCCATGGCGGGTTGGATACGAAGAACCAGGAGGCGACGCTGGTGATTGGCCAGAAGCAGATCCATAGCAAGATCCAGCAGCTGAACTTCCGCGATTGCCATGCCAAGATTAGCCAGGTGGACTCGCAGGCGACGCTCGGGAACGGTGTGGTGGTGCAGGTGACCGGCGAGCTGTCCAACGATGGCCAACCGATGCGCCGTTTCACCCAGACGTTTGTGCTGGCCGCGCAGTCGGCGAAGAAGTACTACGTCCATAATGACATCTTCCGCTACCAGGATGTGTACTCGGACGACGAGATTGACGAGAATGACCGTTCCGGTGGGGAGGACGAGGGAGATGTTGTGGAGAACAACGCCATTGTTGAGCAGCAGCAGGTCGTCGCGCAGGTTGCCGTTGCTCCGGCCGCGGTCGCTCCGACTCTTGGTGGACTTCCAACAGCCCCGCAGCAAcaaccgcagcagcagcaacagcagccgtTGTACTATCCTCCGGGTGTGATGAATACGGCCGGACCGACTGGAATGATCCCAAGCTACGGACAACCGCAACCTGCTCAGCAACAGCTGAACGGCGTTCACGATGATCTGCTTAAGTCTGTGCCACCGCAAAGCGCTGCCCAGCTGTTGCAGCAGACTGCTGTTCATCCTTCGGCGGTTCCTCAGCCAAATCCGgttctgcagcagcagcagcaggttccGAATGTGGCCCCGGGAATGCCTTCAGTCGACTCGATTCCACATCTtgctcaacagcagcagcagcagcaggtgcaATCGGTGGTTCAGCAACAACCCGCGAGCCGGCCCACGGCCACGGTCGTTGAGCAGTTTGCCCCGGTTCCCCAGCAGCAGGTGCAGCAGCAACAACCCCAACAACAGCCCCAGCCCATTCCCGAACCCGAACCCCTCCAAAGCTCCCTGGCCATGAACGAGCTGGAGTCGGCGTTACCCTCTTCGAACGACCCAACTCCGGCCGAGGCTAGCGACGCCCACGACCATCGCCACGAGCaacagcagcaccagcaacCTCCCAACGAACCCAAGACGTACGCCAATCTGGTCAAGTCGGGCGGTTCCGGCGGACCTGGCCCGTTGAGCTTCGCCTCCGTGTCGTCCCACCAtcaccagcaacagcagcagcagcagcagcagtcgtcTCACCAGccccaacagcaacagcaacaccaTCAGCAACAGCAGCCGCAGGGCTACAGCAATGTCACGGCAGGACGCCAGTCTGGCCTTTCTCCGCCGCCGTCGGGTCTGCAGTCGTCGTCGGGTGGTCGCGACAAGTACGACCGTCAGTCGTCCCAGCAGGATCAGCAGGGTGGCGGTCTCGGCGGTGGCCCGATGCCCCAGCGAGGAGGTGGCCCCAACCAGCAGCGACCGATTCGCGGCAATGGCCCCCCGAGCAGTCAGGGGGGACCGCTCCGGCAGCAGCAGGACGGCCGACCGAGCTATTCCCGGGGGTATCAGAACGACGGAGATG ATCGTCGCCAGAGCAGCACCTCGCAGCAGTTTGGCGACAACCACCAGCTGTTCCTGGGCAACATTCCACACCACGCGACCGAGGACGAGCTGAAGACGCTGTTCAGCAAGTACGGCACCGTCGTCGACCTGCGGATCCACTCGAAGCCGGGCCAGAAGGTGCCGGGGGTGCGCGCCCCGCCCAACTACGGCTTCATCACGTACGACGACCCGGCGGCGGTGCAGAACTGCCTCGCCAACACG CCTCTGTACTTCCCGGAGAACTCCCCCGACGGCCAGAAGCTGAACGTGGAGGAGAAGAAGACGCGCAGCAGTATGCGCGGGCCGGGTGAGACCGGAGGTCGTCTCGGTGGTCAGAATCTGGGCGGTGGCAACGGAAGCAGCGGCGGTCCTCGGGGCGGTCCGCCCGGCAGTATGAGCCGCGGAGGTTCCGGCCAGCGTGGAATGGGCGGTGGAACCGGACGCGGTGGATATCAGGGCCGCTCGGACAGGGGCAGTGTGTCCGGAGGTGGTGGCGGCGGTGGCAGCCAGCGGCCCGGCAATGGAAACGTAAGTAACCAATACGGGGGCGGTTCTGGCCAGAACAACAGCAACACCTACGGCGGAGGACGGCGCTAA
- the LOC120415056 gene encoding RNA-binding protein squid isoform X4: protein MADQDDQMNGNGQDVDQNGDQQDNGANGSGDSAPVRDDDRKLFVGGLSWETSDKELKEHFGQYGDIESINVKTDPNTGRSRGFAFIVYKSADSIDKVVAAGDHVINNKKVDPKKAKARHGKIFVGGLTTEISDDEIKTFFGQFGNIVDVEMPFDKQKNQRKGFCFITFDSEQVVNELLKTPKQTISGKEVDVKKATPKPDNMQMGGPMGGRGGMRGPPRGGMRGGRGGPGGPKGYGQGWGNQGGYGGGGYGGGGGQGGYGYGAGGYQGGKQRGGGGGGNRQPRHTPY from the exons atggcCGATCAGGACGACCAGATGAACGGCAACGGCCAGGATGTCGACCAGAACGGAGACCAGCAGGATAACGGAGCGAACGGATCCGGGGACAGCGCACCGGTTCGCGATGACGACAG aaaattattcGTTGGTGGACTTAGTTGGGAAACATCAGACA AGGAACTGAAGGAACACTTTGGCCAGTACGGTGATATCGAGAGCATAAACGTCAAGACTGACCCGAACACGGGCCGCTCGCGCGGCTTCGCGTTCATCGTGTACAAGAGCGCGGACTCGATCGACAAGGTCGTCGCCGCCGGCGACCACGTCATCAACAACAAGAAGGTCGACCCGAAGAAGGCGAAGGCGCGCCACGGCAAGATCTTTGTCGGCGGGCTCACCACCGAGATCAGCGACGACGAGATCAAGACGTTCTTCGGCCAGTTTGGCAAT ATTGTCGACGTCGAGATGCCGTTCGACAAGCAGAAGAACCAGCGCAAGGGCTTCTGCTTCATCACGTTCGACTCGGAGCAGGTCGTGAACGAGCTGCTCAAGACCCCGAAGCAGACCATCTCCGGCAAGGAGGTGGACGTGAAGAAGGCCACCCCCAAGCCGGACAACATGCAGATGGGCGGTCCGATGGGCGGCCGGGGTGGCATGCGTGGGCCGCCGCGCGGAGGCATGCGAGGTGGACGCGGGGGACCGGGTGGACCCAAAG GTTACGGACAAGGCTGGGGCAATCAGGGCGGTTATGGCGGCGGTGGctacggcggcggcggcggccaggGCGGATACGGATACG
- the LOC120415031 gene encoding ras GTPase-activating protein-binding protein 1 isoform X2 — protein MVMEAQPSPQSVGREFVRQYYTLLNKAPDHLHRFYNNSSSFVHGGLDTKNQEATLVIGQKQIHSKIQQLNFRDCHAKISQVDSQATLGNGVVVQVTGELSNDGQPMRRFTQTFVLAAQSAKKYYVHNDIFRYQDVYSDDEIDENDRSGGEDEGDVVENNAIVEQQQVVAQVAVAPAAVAPTLGGLPTAPQQQPQQQQQQPLYYPPGVMNTAGPTGMIPSYGQPQPAQQQLNGVHDDLLKSVPPQSAAQLLQQTAVHPSAVPQPNPVLQQQQQVPNVAPGMPSVDSIPHLAQQQQQQQVQSVVQQQPASRPTATVVEQFAPVPQQQVQQQQPQQQPQPIPEPEPLQSSLAMNELESALPSSNDPTPAEASDAHDHRHEQQQHQQPPNEPKTYANLVKSGGSGGPGPLSFASVSSHHHQQQQQQQQQSSHQPQQQQQHHQQQQPQGYSNVTAGRQSGLSPPPSGLQSSSGGRDKYDRQSSQQDQQGGGLGGGPMPQRGGGPNQQRPIRGNGPPSSQGGPLRQQQDGRPSYSRGYQNDGDDRRQSSTSQQFGDNHQLFLGNIPHHATEDELKTLFSKYGTVVDLRIHSKPGQKVPGVRAPPNYGFITYDDPAAVQNCLANTPLYFPENSPDGQKLNVEEKKTRSSMRGPGETGGRLGGQNLGGGNGSSGGPRGGPPGSMSRGGSGQRGMGGGTGRGGYQGRSDRGSVSGGGGGGGSQRPGNGNYQNR, from the exons ATGGTAATGGAAGCACAACCTTCACCGCAAAGCGTTGGCCGCGAATTCGTGCGCcaatattacacgctgctgaACAAGGCGCCGGATCATCTGCACCGCTTCTACAACAACTCGTCGAGCTTCGTCCATGGCGGGTTGGATACGAAGAACCAGGAGGCGACGCTGGTGATTGGCCAGAAGCAGATCCATAGCAAGATCCAGCAGCTGAACTTCCGCGATTGCCATGCCAAGATTAGCCAGGTGGACTCGCAGGCGACGCTCGGGAACGGTGTGGTGGTGCAGGTGACCGGCGAGCTGTCCAACGATGGCCAACCGATGCGCCGTTTCACCCAGACGTTTGTGCTGGCCGCGCAGTCGGCGAAGAAGTACTACGTCCATAATGACATCTTCCGCTACCAGGATGTGTACTCGGACGACGAGATTGACGAGAATGACCGTTCCGGTGGGGAGGACGAGGGAGATGTTGTGGAGAACAACGCCATTGTTGAGCAGCAGCAGGTCGTCGCGCAGGTTGCCGTTGCTCCGGCCGCGGTCGCTCCGACTCTTGGTGGACTTCCAACAGCCCCGCAGCAAcaaccgcagcagcagcaacagcagccgtTGTACTATCCTCCGGGTGTGATGAATACGGCCGGACCGACTGGAATGATCCCAAGCTACGGACAACCGCAACCTGCTCAGCAACAGCTGAACGGCGTTCACGATGATCTGCTTAAGTCTGTGCCACCGCAAAGCGCTGCCCAGCTGTTGCAGCAGACTGCTGTTCATCCTTCGGCGGTTCCTCAGCCAAATCCGgttctgcagcagcagcagcaggttccGAATGTGGCCCCGGGAATGCCTTCAGTCGACTCGATTCCACATCTtgctcaacagcagcagcagcagcaggtgcaATCGGTGGTTCAGCAACAACCCGCGAGCCGGCCCACGGCCACGGTCGTTGAGCAGTTTGCCCCGGTTCCCCAGCAGCAGGTGCAGCAGCAACAACCCCAACAACAGCCCCAGCCCATTCCCGAACCCGAACCCCTCCAAAGCTCCCTGGCCATGAACGAGCTGGAGTCGGCGTTACCCTCTTCGAACGACCCAACTCCGGCCGAGGCTAGCGACGCCCACGACCATCGCCACGAGCaacagcagcaccagcaacCTCCCAACGAACCCAAGACGTACGCCAATCTGGTCAAGTCGGGCGGTTCCGGCGGACCTGGCCCGTTGAGCTTCGCCTCCGTGTCGTCCCACCAtcaccagcaacagcagcagcagcagcagcagtcgtcTCACCAGccccaacagcaacagcaacaccaTCAGCAACAGCAGCCGCAGGGCTACAGCAATGTCACGGCAGGACGCCAGTCTGGCCTTTCTCCGCCGCCGTCGGGTCTGCAGTCGTCGTCGGGTGGTCGCGACAAGTACGACCGTCAGTCGTCCCAGCAGGATCAGCAGGGTGGCGGTCTCGGCGGTGGCCCGATGCCCCAGCGAGGAGGTGGCCCCAACCAGCAGCGACCGATTCGCGGCAATGGCCCCCCGAGCAGTCAGGGGGGACCGCTCCGGCAGCAGCAGGACGGCCGACCGAGCTATTCCCGGGGGTATCAGAACGACGGAGATG ATCGTCGCCAGAGCAGCACCTCGCAGCAGTTTGGCGACAACCACCAGCTGTTCCTGGGCAACATTCCACACCACGCGACCGAGGACGAGCTGAAGACGCTGTTCAGCAAGTACGGCACCGTCGTCGACCTGCGGATCCACTCGAAGCCGGGCCAGAAGGTGCCGGGGGTGCGCGCCCCGCCCAACTACGGCTTCATCACGTACGACGACCCGGCGGCGGTGCAGAACTGCCTCGCCAACACG CCTCTGTACTTCCCGGAGAACTCCCCCGACGGCCAGAAGCTGAACGTGGAGGAGAAGAAGACGCGCAGCAGTATGCGCGGGCCGGGTGAGACCGGAGGTCGTCTCGGTGGTCAGAATCTGGGCGGTGGCAACGGAAGCAGCGGCGGTCCTCGGGGCGGTCCGCCCGGCAGTATGAGCCGCGGAGGTTCCGGCCAGCGTGGAATGGGCGGTGGAACCGGACGCGGTGGATATCAGGGCCGCTCGGACAGGGGCAGTGTGTCCGGAGGTGGTGGCGGCGGTGGCAGCCAGCGGCCCGGCAATGGAAAC tatCAAAACCGCTAA
- the LOC120415056 gene encoding RNA-binding protein squid isoform X3, translated as MADQDDQMNGNGQDVDQNGDQQDNGANGSGDSAPVRDDDRKLFVGGLSWETSDKELKEHFGQYGDIESINVKTDPNTGRSRGFAFIVYKSADSIDKVVAAGDHVINNKKVDPKKAKARHGKIFVGGLTTEISDDEIKTFFGQFGNIVDVEMPFDKQKNQRKGFCFITFDSEQVVNELLKTPKQTISGKEVDVKKATPKPDNMQMGGPMGGRGGMRGPPRGGMRGGRGGPGGPKGYGQGWGNQGGYGGGGYGGGGGQGGYGYGDYYGGDWGWGGYNSYDYSHYGAGGYQGGKQRGGGGGGNRQPRHTPY; from the exons atggcCGATCAGGACGACCAGATGAACGGCAACGGCCAGGATGTCGACCAGAACGGAGACCAGCAGGATAACGGAGCGAACGGATCCGGGGACAGCGCACCGGTTCGCGATGACGACAG aaaattattcGTTGGTGGACTTAGTTGGGAAACATCAGACA AGGAACTGAAGGAACACTTTGGCCAGTACGGTGATATCGAGAGCATAAACGTCAAGACTGACCCGAACACGGGCCGCTCGCGCGGCTTCGCGTTCATCGTGTACAAGAGCGCGGACTCGATCGACAAGGTCGTCGCCGCCGGCGACCACGTCATCAACAACAAGAAGGTCGACCCGAAGAAGGCGAAGGCGCGCCACGGCAAGATCTTTGTCGGCGGGCTCACCACCGAGATCAGCGACGACGAGATCAAGACGTTCTTCGGCCAGTTTGGCAAT ATTGTCGACGTCGAGATGCCGTTCGACAAGCAGAAGAACCAGCGCAAGGGCTTCTGCTTCATCACGTTCGACTCGGAGCAGGTCGTGAACGAGCTGCTCAAGACCCCGAAGCAGACCATCTCCGGCAAGGAGGTGGACGTGAAGAAGGCCACCCCCAAGCCGGACAACATGCAGATGGGCGGTCCGATGGGCGGCCGGGGTGGCATGCGTGGGCCGCCGCGCGGAGGCATGCGAGGTGGACGCGGGGGACCGGGTGGACCCAAAG GTTACGGACAAGGCTGGGGCAATCAGGGCGGTTATGGCGGCGGTGGctacggcggcggcggcggccaggGCGGATACGGATACGGTGACTATTATGGTGGCGATTGGGGATGGGGCGGTTACAACAGTTATGATTACTCCCACTACG